The proteins below are encoded in one region of Belonocnema kinseyi isolate 2016_QV_RU_SX_M_011 chromosome 5, B_treatae_v1, whole genome shotgun sequence:
- the LOC117173363 gene encoding uncharacterized protein LOC117173363 isoform X2, producing the protein MKLSLQSNPPKNNLVGGYVKIHRLDPTEVKKNGPSTILENYAALPRSPAPDPLLRQNSVSHRSPEIIENYFPLEVPPRKQPIPSPFGSRYISMFGYKSTSGSGSGTSKPQQTN; encoded by the coding sequence aattaagtttacagtcGAACCCACCCAAAAATAACCTGGTAGGAGGCTATGTGAAAATACATAGGCTAGATCCcactgaagttaaaaaaaatggaccTTCAACAATACTGGAAAATTACGCTGCCCTCCCTCGTTCACCAGCACCTGACCCACTTCTTCGCCAAAACTCAGTTTCTCATCGATCTccagaaattattgaaaattattttcccctTGAAGTTCCACCTAGAAAGCAGCCTATCCCCTCACCATTTGGGTCTAGATATATATCTATGTTTGGATACAAATCCACATCTGGATCTGGAAGCGGAACTTCCAAACCCCAGCAGAccaattaa